One genomic window of Halobacterium noricense includes the following:
- a CDS encoding DUF1156 domain-containing protein, with the protein MSQNPESQDSDSELKRVAIEGNLPLKAVGIENLKEANPYFMPPHRYLHPWFARRPTPASRLAILASILPPEVDANTLLDWMQIKPRDEIDVDIEEYVAEKKRTEDDRDGNLEDHYGYPRPYTRTPTTDEKSEMHELLREHWDGELPTVLDPTAGGGVIPFESLRYGLPTAANELNPVPTVMLKVLLEYAPSVGSLQSELNRWGDRIDELAEEELEPYFPSEGERQTPSHYACTYAVDCPECGCDIPMAKKWWLQKRSSSKGVAARPSVSEDGTEIEYEVVRLPDDVKKSEYNPQDGPHTRSGAECLNCGIVMESDAIQDRIRDSEFRYEIYGVKYEKSSGGTAWRAPTQADYKAQSKAADRIDTDFELSTLLDVKRYIGDEDRAGPYGVTKWRDAFTPRQLVTQYEYLQAYKQCQEEILNQYDEQKAEAVLTILSLVASKVIDRNTRFSPLDTSNGLLGDALGGKHFTLQWAFVENNPAAGNQDHQDHLDRVRDSYEEIATYLEDEDADDVQISQRDAADLPIDSDSIQSIIIDPPYYDSIIYSEMSDMSYVWLKEYLQDIHPEVFTDDLTDKSQEAVANVAEYEEVASDSKSKSELAAEDYENKMAEIFQELYRVLEPGGVMTVMFTHKESSAWDTLTKSLIRSGFTITSTHPITSEMPQRTDTRGGGSADSTLLLTGRKPHDSKTESEAVPTLWSDVRAETREVAKEAARDLLDAGLSLTKTDVIISAFGPTLQVYADAYPVVDDQDNEIPPRRALEEAREAVTRVLVEEYLEGERLDDLDDITEWYILSWLVHESDTFHYDDGHQLGLGIGVDIDDIKRSTKIWGKKRGDIQLKTHEDRVQDITLPPEERSNRTPVDPEALSYTIALDAVHAAMHVYEKQGEDVAIDWLKERNFDTDAGFKATLKALLQVLPQRSSEWEAARDLALGRTHDALGLEFTPTDFTDVSEDRAEQTELGDHA; encoded by the coding sequence ATGAGCCAAAATCCCGAAAGCCAGGACAGTGATTCGGAGCTGAAGCGTGTCGCAATTGAGGGGAACCTCCCCCTGAAGGCGGTTGGCATCGAGAATCTGAAAGAGGCTAACCCCTACTTTATGCCGCCTCATCGGTATCTTCACCCGTGGTTTGCACGTCGTCCAACTCCAGCTTCTAGACTGGCTATCCTTGCGTCCATACTTCCTCCAGAGGTGGACGCCAACACGCTGCTGGATTGGATGCAGATCAAGCCTCGTGACGAAATCGACGTCGATATTGAGGAATACGTGGCAGAAAAGAAGCGTACTGAAGATGATCGGGATGGAAACTTAGAGGACCACTACGGATATCCTCGCCCGTACACTCGGACACCGACTACAGATGAGAAATCGGAGATGCACGAGTTGCTTCGGGAGCATTGGGACGGAGAGCTACCTACTGTCTTAGACCCGACTGCCGGTGGGGGCGTTATTCCGTTTGAATCTCTGCGCTATGGCCTACCGACAGCAGCGAACGAACTCAATCCCGTCCCGACTGTGATGCTTAAGGTTCTTCTTGAGTATGCGCCGAGTGTTGGTTCTCTCCAGAGCGAACTCAATCGGTGGGGTGACCGAATTGATGAACTCGCTGAGGAGGAGCTTGAACCTTATTTCCCCAGCGAGGGTGAACGTCAGACCCCCTCACACTATGCTTGTACCTATGCAGTAGACTGCCCGGAGTGTGGTTGCGATATCCCTATGGCAAAGAAATGGTGGCTACAGAAGCGATCCTCCTCGAAAGGAGTTGCAGCACGTCCTTCCGTATCCGAGGACGGGACTGAGATTGAGTACGAGGTCGTTAGGCTACCGGACGATGTCAAGAAATCTGAGTACAATCCGCAGGACGGCCCCCATACTCGTAGTGGTGCTGAGTGCCTGAATTGTGGAATCGTGATGGAATCGGATGCAATACAAGACAGAATTCGCGATTCCGAATTCAGATACGAGATCTATGGGGTAAAATATGAGAAATCATCCGGTGGAACTGCTTGGCGAGCACCCACACAAGCAGACTACAAAGCACAATCTAAAGCCGCAGATCGTATTGACACAGACTTTGAGCTAAGCACACTCCTTGACGTCAAGCGATATATTGGCGATGAAGATAGAGCAGGTCCTTACGGCGTTACAAAGTGGAGAGATGCTTTCACTCCAAGACAACTTGTAACCCAGTATGAATATCTCCAAGCATACAAGCAGTGTCAGGAGGAGATACTCAACCAATATGATGAACAGAAAGCTGAGGCGGTGCTCACAATACTGTCCTTGGTAGCTAGCAAAGTCATCGACAGAAATACACGATTCTCGCCCCTAGACACAAGTAATGGGCTTCTGGGCGATGCATTAGGTGGTAAGCACTTTACTCTCCAATGGGCTTTCGTAGAGAACAATCCTGCTGCAGGCAACCAAGACCACCAGGACCATCTCGATCGTGTTCGAGACTCTTACGAAGAGATAGCTACATATCTGGAAGATGAAGATGCTGATGATGTTCAAATCTCACAGAGGGACGCGGCAGATCTACCGATAGACTCGGATTCTATCCAATCCATTATTATTGACCCCCCATACTACGATAGCATCATCTATTCTGAAATGTCTGATATGAGCTATGTTTGGCTCAAAGAGTATCTCCAAGATATTCATCCAGAAGTATTCACTGACGACCTTACTGACAAAAGCCAAGAGGCGGTTGCCAATGTGGCCGAATACGAGGAGGTCGCTTCGGATTCCAAATCTAAGTCCGAATTAGCTGCCGAGGACTACGAGAACAAGATGGCGGAGATTTTCCAAGAACTCTACCGTGTTCTCGAGCCCGGCGGTGTGATGACTGTCATGTTCACTCACAAGGAGTCTAGTGCCTGGGACACTCTTACAAAGTCGCTGATTCGATCTGGGTTCACTATCACATCAACCCACCCGATCACTAGCGAGATGCCCCAGCGGACCGACACCCGTGGTGGAGGTTCAGCTGACAGTACTCTGCTGCTCACAGGGAGAAAACCGCACGATAGTAAGACGGAATCTGAAGCGGTTCCAACCCTGTGGAGCGATGTCCGTGCTGAGACCCGTGAAGTAGCGAAAGAGGCAGCGAGAGACCTGCTTGATGCTGGCCTCTCTCTGACGAAAACAGACGTCATCATTTCGGCGTTCGGGCCGACACTGCAAGTTTACGCAGATGCCTATCCTGTCGTCGACGACCAAGATAATGAGATTCCTCCACGGCGAGCTCTAGAAGAAGCACGCGAGGCCGTAACGCGAGTCCTCGTCGAGGAATATCTTGAAGGCGAGCGACTAGACGACTTGGATGACATTACAGAGTGGTATATCCTCTCCTGGCTGGTTCACGAATCCGACACCTTCCATTACGATGACGGCCATCAGCTGGGGCTCGGTATTGGTGTCGACATTGACGATATTAAGCGCTCTACGAAAATTTGGGGGAAGAAACGTGGGGATATTCAGCTGAAAACTCATGAGGACCGCGTCCAAGATATCACTCTGCCACCCGAAGAGAGATCTAACCGGACGCCCGTCGATCCTGAAGCGCTGTCCTACACGATCGCCCTCGATGCGGTTCACGCCGCTATGCACGTCTACGAGAAACAGGGCGAGGACGTCGCGATCGATTGGCTCAAAGAACGCAACTTCGACACAGACGCGGGCTTCAAGGCAACACTGAAAGCTCTCCTGCAAGTTCTTCCCCAGAGGAGTTCGGAATGGGAAGCCGCTCGTGACCTCGCCTTAGGTCGGACCCACGACGCACTTGGTCTCGAATTCACCCCCACTGATTTCACTGACGTCTCAGAAGACAGGGCCGAACAGACCGAACTCGGTGACCATGCCTAA
- a CDS encoding DUF7680 family protein, translating into MASRGSEFETSPAEGTEEDRLVRYGTSMFGGRPTFTLVRRETDGGGEWTLHELLPREQAEARRDRLERDGRSLSITPVEDLVSDIAGDDLLSKLDGWTWDEWAGAKVARLDPTRVRALQDVVREAIEGTPGDSSEVLTGGAGFVFLPETAGVRLAVAFRGVKPIQRIDRMRSLARGVARMSDEECYYWYAKCRSPSSPNGEKALRVLLTDHIE; encoded by the coding sequence ATGGCGAGTCGCGGTTCGGAATTTGAGACCTCACCCGCCGAGGGGACAGAGGAGGATCGGCTGGTTCGCTACGGGACGAGTATGTTCGGTGGCCGCCCGACGTTCACGCTCGTCCGACGAGAGACAGACGGTGGCGGCGAGTGGACGCTCCACGAACTACTCCCTCGTGAACAGGCTGAAGCCCGCCGTGATCGCCTAGAGCGAGATGGTCGTTCGCTGAGTATCACACCAGTCGAGGATCTCGTCTCGGACATCGCTGGCGACGACCTCCTTTCCAAGCTCGATGGTTGGACGTGGGATGAGTGGGCCGGCGCAAAGGTCGCACGGCTTGACCCGACCCGCGTCCGTGCGCTCCAGGACGTCGTCCGGGAGGCGATTGAAGGCACGCCAGGAGATTCATCAGAAGTTCTCACTGGCGGGGCTGGGTTCGTGTTCCTACCCGAAACGGCAGGCGTCCGGCTTGCTGTTGCCTTCCGTGGCGTGAAGCCGATCCAACGTATCGACCGGATGCGGTCGCTGGCTCGCGGCGTTGCACGGATGAGCGATGAGGAGTGTTACTACTGGTACGCAAAGTGTCGGTCTCCGTCGAGTCCGAACGGCGAAAAGGCCCTTCGAGTGTTGCTGACGGACCATATTGAGTGA
- a CDS encoding ATP-binding protein, whose amino-acid sequence MSSEYPSLFESCQPRDDVLDGSLQEEQFAAKLSTVVHNPEKAAPVYRDPDSFYDMTYPTEGLRTLLSNLTGRFLATTKYDPGSYTSSILCLDTRFGGGKTHDLIASYHLAENPVDIDDLSHYLLDGDEELAADYQDAVAEGLDIATGVFIGTKADSKDARHADDDPDAPNTRTMWGELAYQLYGLDGYEYLKDYDQDRDAPGEGTLSKLFAQHDQPALILIDEIADYMNKAAGTPVGDKTLADQTLSFVMALLEAAAESEHVTVVYSIADTAFGEQADRVRDGVRDHIEEVNEIGRRQHKTVTPTDENEIGQVLQHRLFSEVPENAASEAADSYFQFYDQEDRQYPQEATDAGYVDVLAREYPFHPSLIDALTDKIDTIPRFQRTRDALRLLARAVYYLWNHQPDSYDRHWIRIYDLTVADDDPGGGIQTILRERLFDFVDLGPAVTADIYDDDGTAHAQLEDRKWTENGLPPLGTHLTTTVLWHSLAYGEQAAGLTHADLNLAIGHPDLNFDDYDAALSALRGDDMDVACYFLYEEERLRFKQEPNLIRIIDQRIESTPEASAHSRFQNRLTSKEIGDGGFQPVEFPESPADLPDTPDTPKLAVMHPDTAAVEDGGDTPPNRVTQLYEQQAAKHEGETETRIYKNYALFLAPDADRMDAAIDEARRLEAIEALLDSPEQKADLSSEQIEELRERSDEAQLMLGELVRNVYRHLYYPDRDGLTHITIGATESNGGTTLVDAVQTTLEDKIVKRDAGARGSAHVQQKLWQQTQDAMSTEALVNQYAKKPGLDYLFSTKPIRETVSSLVSDHGYAYWDGESGTAYWVGTTEPETWPHPEPFAKSPDVETSIRDSDVQIGSAFVVYRDIDALVDDHLDEIDRPEQTVATCAECGAEVENPEGSEPYYCEEHQSDTTCSSCGKEVASEQLLDARGRCEECQPDESWEASKKMMSASRAFSEVRRDAESKAGTDRTPLLEEVTIQVGGDEPFQAAKFISQRPGFKAREDSVTVRMQYETRTDDGTYSAEFTGSPSRFRDVIDQPGSFGDDRETIQFRFQFDEPEPITDEGDDLLAALDNDLDAGNIDVRVEGRGPIQASSEVTV is encoded by the coding sequence ATGAGTAGTGAGTATCCCTCTCTCTTCGAAAGCTGTCAGCCACGAGACGACGTCTTAGACGGCTCGCTCCAGGAGGAACAGTTCGCTGCGAAACTCTCGACTGTCGTCCACAACCCTGAGAAGGCAGCACCAGTCTATCGAGACCCCGACTCGTTCTACGATATGACCTATCCCACGGAGGGTCTCCGCACGCTGCTCTCCAATCTCACGGGGCGTTTCTTGGCGACCACAAAGTACGACCCCGGCTCGTATACTTCGAGCATTCTCTGTCTCGACACACGGTTCGGTGGTGGGAAAACGCACGACCTTATCGCCTCTTACCATCTTGCTGAGAACCCCGTAGATATTGACGACCTCTCGCACTACCTGCTGGACGGCGACGAGGAGCTTGCGGCCGACTATCAAGATGCGGTGGCAGAGGGCCTCGATATTGCGACGGGGGTCTTCATCGGAACGAAGGCTGATAGCAAGGATGCCCGCCATGCCGACGACGATCCGGATGCTCCGAATACCCGGACAATGTGGGGTGAACTCGCGTACCAGCTCTATGGGCTCGATGGCTACGAGTACCTCAAGGACTACGACCAAGACCGGGACGCCCCCGGTGAGGGGACGCTCTCGAAACTCTTCGCTCAGCACGACCAGCCGGCCCTCATTCTGATCGACGAAATCGCCGACTACATGAACAAAGCCGCGGGCACGCCTGTCGGCGACAAGACGCTCGCCGATCAGACGCTTTCGTTCGTGATGGCGCTCCTCGAAGCGGCTGCCGAGTCGGAGCACGTCACGGTCGTCTACTCTATCGCGGATACGGCGTTTGGTGAGCAGGCTGACCGGGTTCGTGATGGCGTCCGTGATCACATTGAGGAGGTCAACGAGATCGGCCGGCGGCAGCACAAGACGGTCACACCGACCGACGAAAACGAGATCGGACAAGTCCTTCAACACCGTCTCTTCTCGGAAGTTCCAGAAAACGCCGCGAGCGAAGCCGCTGACTCATACTTCCAATTCTATGATCAGGAAGACCGGCAGTATCCACAGGAAGCCACCGACGCTGGCTACGTGGATGTCCTCGCTCGCGAGTACCCCTTCCATCCCTCCTTAATCGACGCTCTCACGGACAAGATCGATACAATCCCTCGATTCCAGCGCACGCGTGATGCCCTCCGCTTGCTTGCTCGAGCCGTCTACTACCTCTGGAATCACCAGCCCGACAGTTACGACCGCCACTGGATTCGGATCTACGACCTCACAGTCGCTGATGACGATCCTGGCGGTGGGATTCAGACGATCCTTCGTGAGCGCCTATTCGACTTCGTCGATCTCGGTCCCGCAGTGACCGCCGACATCTACGACGACGATGGTACCGCGCACGCCCAGCTTGAGGACCGAAAATGGACCGAAAACGGTCTCCCACCTCTCGGTACCCATCTGACGACGACAGTTCTCTGGCACAGCCTTGCATACGGAGAACAGGCTGCAGGCCTAACTCACGCCGATCTGAACCTCGCTATCGGCCACCCCGATCTGAACTTCGACGACTACGATGCCGCCCTATCCGCACTCCGGGGCGACGATATGGACGTCGCGTGTTACTTCCTCTACGAGGAAGAGCGCCTCCGATTCAAGCAAGAACCAAATCTGATCCGGATCATCGACCAGCGGATCGAGTCTACCCCCGAAGCAAGCGCTCATTCGCGTTTCCAGAACCGTCTCACCTCGAAGGAAATCGGCGATGGTGGCTTCCAGCCGGTGGAGTTCCCTGAATCGCCGGCGGACTTACCGGATACCCCGGATACGCCGAAGCTCGCGGTGATGCATCCGGACACCGCTGCTGTCGAAGACGGCGGCGATACGCCGCCAAATCGTGTGACTCAGCTCTACGAGCAGCAAGCTGCAAAACACGAGGGAGAGACTGAGACGCGAATCTACAAGAACTACGCTCTGTTCCTCGCCCCTGACGCTGATCGAATGGATGCTGCAATCGACGAGGCTCGGCGTCTCGAGGCTATAGAGGCTCTGCTTGATAGCCCTGAACAGAAAGCCGACCTCTCCTCGGAACAAATCGAGGAGCTTCGAGAACGGAGCGACGAGGCACAGCTGATGCTCGGAGAGCTCGTTCGGAACGTCTACCGGCACCTCTACTACCCTGACCGGGACGGGCTTACTCACATCACCATCGGTGCGACCGAATCCAACGGCGGGACGACACTGGTCGACGCTGTCCAGACAACGCTCGAGGATAAGATCGTGAAACGCGACGCCGGCGCTCGTGGGTCCGCTCACGTCCAACAGAAACTCTGGCAGCAGACCCAGGACGCTATGTCCACCGAAGCGCTGGTCAACCAATACGCGAAGAAGCCGGGGCTGGACTACCTCTTCAGCACAAAACCGATTCGGGAGACTGTCTCCTCCCTCGTTAGTGACCACGGGTACGCATACTGGGATGGCGAGTCTGGGACAGCGTACTGGGTCGGGACAACGGAGCCTGAAACGTGGCCGCATCCGGAACCGTTCGCGAAATCTCCCGATGTCGAGACCTCGATTCGGGACAGCGATGTCCAAATCGGGAGTGCCTTCGTCGTTTATCGAGATATCGACGCGCTCGTCGATGACCACCTCGACGAAATCGACCGGCCAGAACAGACGGTTGCTACCTGTGCCGAGTGTGGGGCGGAGGTTGAAAACCCAGAAGGAAGCGAACCCTACTACTGTGAGGAACACCAGTCCGATACGACCTGTAGCTCCTGCGGAAAAGAGGTCGCTAGCGAGCAGCTGCTGGACGCACGCGGACGCTGCGAGGAATGCCAGCCAGACGAATCCTGGGAAGCGAGCAAGAAGATGATGTCCGCTTCGCGGGCGTTCTCAGAGGTTCGTCGCGATGCGGAATCGAAGGCCGGAACTGACCGGACGCCGCTGCTTGAAGAGGTGACCATCCAGGTCGGTGGGGACGAACCTTTCCAAGCGGCCAAGTTCATCAGTCAGCGCCCCGGATTCAAAGCCCGCGAAGACTCGGTGACGGTTCGAATGCAGTACGAAACCCGGACTGACGACGGGACGTACAGCGCGGAATTCACGGGGTCACCGAGCCGATTCCGGGACGTGATCGACCAGCCCGGCTCGTTCGGCGATGATCGAGAAACCATCCAGTTCCGCTTCCAGTTTGACGAGCCCGAACCGATTACTGACGAGGGTGACGACCTTCTCGCTGCCCTCGATAATGACCTCGATGCGGGCAACATCGACGTTCGGGTCGAAGGGCGTGGCCCGATTCAGGCGAGCTCGGAGGTGACGGTCTGA
- a CDS encoding helicase-related protein: MTNLRDREWQSIYESKPEQGRAHLVKDFYEPALERSQQYDRIAGYFSSTALAAAANGIHALVENDGEMRLIVGTELYESDRPVLETLTDRLEENLEDLDDERLDANLRILARLLREGRIHIKVAYPRSPSHDWEIFHPKVGLFHDSDGNTISFEGSVNETVGGWARNYERFKVHRSWVPEQADYVAGDEETFERLWSDEHPFVEVYDLPEAIEEDIIDWKAPDTENDLQEAIQIANGTAPPTERDKANIIQDGPLSPGGLALAEEASTITPWPHQRVVSDTLVNTYPQSFLLCDEVGLGKTIEAGLTLSRLGLTGELETGLLLVPASLQRQWQEELWEKFNINAVRFDRDTAGDHVFRDVRGRDHYPPSATDLDLTGEHEWADSPIWRFLYEQQSTDADASSPLDGPTVVIMSWHTARLDDRWDQVAPLDRVSDRSRNVIPASCRGRDHDTEDRMGVWDAVIVDEAHNARRGSNFYALLEQLRDYTHAYYLLTATPMQLHSGELYDLMQLLDLPGGWDNRDTFMEFFETRDGLSQALNEVLDNPSSESDEAEASWDTQATLDGLEHQDRLPTDRPFSSKVFQHLADELEINEDRQDRAIAKERVLTACRLARAYGDAYDGYLDHVDDAMADYDIDRFEASEDTKLKRLLYPEDADEWLMASRSDRQDALDELSPGGWRVICDVLAESTPVDALIHRNTRDTLRKYEAVGLLDTTVPNRNPEQRKIELTEETRAVYDQIDEYTREFYKRAQQTDEAQTRAIGFVMTTYRQRLTSSVYAISQSLKHRLETLRAQRTVLAGRERARDRDYGDAEQVVLETLQNADLDDGDVLDELDASSDDLDLSELIPSVTEEGKQLIEEEIEALEAFVNDLDLVDTDPKIQQLYNDLDELDRAGHNRVIVFTQYADTMDFIRDSLADLLGATIATYSGRGGELYDPDSETWEHVGKERVKREFSRDDGQVDILVCTDSASEGLNLQECGALINYDLPWNPMRVEQRIGRIDRIGQRFDEIRILNYSYEDTVETDIYDRLDDRIGLFENVVGEMQPILSGVSQQIRDATLNADSADDQSAVESADREFSEELEERDQGDRVDVGESLEDVDDLVAQDVVDEAKLDAWQSYSHPDLVDVGEEEYEYQPPFETPSLQSVLVDNDALADAGVEFTPVHEIDFEYDDGDFDFADSTYRLSVGDAPIEVTAGDGEQTIAQSIATAADEVAVTFSAVCADEFPSVQHLAPGHPLLGQLLTVLQDVSEEPSRFQQRIVTRPDQDQEPVVCAWGRDGVFTRIAGDGTVTENGSMDSLPTWCDQFLTNREKSTKKS; the protein is encoded by the coding sequence ATGACTAATCTACGTGACCGCGAGTGGCAGTCAATCTACGAGAGCAAACCCGAGCAGGGACGCGCCCATCTCGTCAAGGACTTCTACGAGCCCGCATTGGAACGCAGCCAGCAATACGACCGGATTGCGGGCTACTTCTCCAGTACGGCACTCGCGGCTGCTGCCAACGGCATTCACGCCCTCGTCGAGAACGATGGTGAAATGCGTCTCATCGTCGGCACCGAACTCTACGAGTCTGACCGTCCGGTTCTAGAGACGCTCACCGACCGCCTCGAGGAAAACCTCGAGGACCTCGATGACGAACGCCTGGATGCGAACCTCCGTATTCTCGCGCGTCTCCTCCGCGAGGGCCGGATCCACATCAAGGTCGCCTATCCACGCTCTCCCTCTCACGATTGGGAGATCTTCCATCCGAAAGTTGGACTCTTCCACGATAGCGACGGAAACACGATTTCGTTCGAGGGCAGCGTCAACGAGACGGTCGGCGGCTGGGCTCGCAACTATGAGCGGTTCAAAGTTCATCGGTCGTGGGTTCCTGAACAGGCGGACTACGTCGCCGGCGATGAGGAGACCTTCGAGCGATTGTGGAGTGATGAACACCCCTTCGTCGAAGTGTATGACCTCCCCGAGGCGATCGAAGAGGACATCATCGACTGGAAAGCCCCAGACACCGAGAACGATCTTCAGGAAGCGATTCAGATCGCGAACGGTACAGCTCCGCCGACGGAGCGCGACAAAGCGAACATCATACAGGATGGACCGCTCTCGCCGGGTGGGCTCGCACTGGCCGAGGAAGCGAGCACGATCACGCCGTGGCCACATCAACGAGTTGTCTCGGACACACTCGTCAATACATATCCACAGAGCTTCTTGCTGTGTGACGAGGTGGGGCTCGGGAAGACGATCGAGGCCGGTCTTACACTCTCCCGGCTTGGACTCACCGGGGAGCTTGAAACCGGGCTGTTGCTGGTTCCGGCGAGTCTGCAGCGGCAGTGGCAGGAAGAGCTCTGGGAGAAGTTCAACATCAACGCCGTCCGATTCGACCGGGATACAGCGGGCGATCACGTATTCCGGGACGTCCGCGGTCGCGACCACTATCCACCATCGGCAACGGACCTCGACCTCACTGGGGAGCACGAATGGGCGGACAGCCCCATCTGGCGGTTCCTCTACGAACAGCAGTCGACTGATGCCGATGCATCGTCGCCGCTGGATGGGCCGACTGTCGTCATTATGTCCTGGCACACGGCTCGTCTCGACGACCGGTGGGATCAGGTCGCTCCCTTAGACCGGGTATCCGACCGGTCTCGGAACGTCATTCCGGCAAGCTGTCGCGGACGCGACCACGATACGGAAGACCGGATGGGCGTGTGGGACGCCGTCATCGTCGACGAGGCGCACAACGCCCGGCGTGGCAGTAATTTCTACGCTCTTCTCGAACAGCTTCGCGATTATACGCACGCCTACTACCTCTTGACGGCTACCCCGATGCAATTGCACTCTGGCGAACTCTACGATTTGATGCAGTTGCTGGATCTTCCAGGTGGTTGGGATAACCGGGATACCTTCATGGAGTTCTTCGAAACCCGAGACGGGCTGTCGCAGGCCCTCAACGAGGTTCTCGACAACCCTAGTTCAGAGTCCGACGAAGCGGAGGCTTCCTGGGACACGCAAGCCACGCTCGATGGACTGGAACACCAAGACCGGCTCCCGACGGACCGACCATTCTCCTCAAAAGTCTTCCAGCACCTTGCAGACGAACTCGAGATCAATGAGGACAGACAGGACCGTGCCATTGCCAAAGAGCGTGTGCTGACCGCGTGCCGGCTCGCACGAGCCTATGGAGACGCCTACGACGGCTATCTGGACCATGTCGACGACGCGATGGCAGATTATGACATCGACCGCTTCGAGGCGAGCGAGGATACGAAACTCAAACGGCTCCTCTATCCTGAAGACGCCGACGAGTGGTTGATGGCGTCCCGCAGCGACCGACAGGACGCACTTGACGAACTTTCCCCGGGCGGTTGGCGAGTCATCTGCGATGTTCTCGCAGAGTCCACGCCCGTCGACGCCCTCATCCACCGGAATACACGGGATACACTCCGGAAGTACGAGGCGGTCGGTCTCCTTGATACGACCGTTCCGAACCGAAATCCCGAACAACGGAAAATCGAACTCACCGAGGAGACACGGGCGGTCTACGACCAGATCGACGAGTACACACGTGAGTTCTACAAGCGAGCCCAACAGACTGACGAAGCCCAAACACGCGCCATCGGGTTCGTGATGACCACGTACCGACAGCGACTCACGTCGAGTGTCTATGCGATCAGTCAGAGCCTGAAACACCGGCTTGAGACACTTCGGGCTCAACGAACCGTGCTTGCCGGACGGGAACGCGCTCGTGATCGGGACTATGGTGATGCGGAGCAGGTCGTCCTCGAAACGCTACAAAACGCGGACCTCGACGACGGGGACGTTTTGGATGAACTCGACGCTAGTAGCGACGACCTGGACCTCTCTGAACTCATCCCGAGCGTGACTGAAGAGGGGAAACAGCTTATCGAGGAAGAAATCGAGGCCCTGGAAGCGTTCGTCAACGACTTAGACTTGGTTGATACAGACCCGAAGATTCAGCAGCTGTACAACGACCTCGATGAGCTGGACCGGGCTGGTCACAACCGGGTGATTGTCTTCACGCAGTACGCGGACACAATGGACTTCATCCGGGACAGTCTCGCGGACCTTCTTGGAGCGACAATCGCGACGTACTCTGGTCGTGGCGGCGAGCTGTACGACCCCGATTCTGAAACGTGGGAGCACGTCGGGAAAGAGCGCGTGAAGCGTGAATTCTCACGTGATGATGGGCAGGTCGATATCCTCGTCTGTACCGACTCCGCGAGTGAGGGGCTAAACCTCCAGGAGTGTGGGGCGCTCATCAATTACGACCTGCCGTGGAATCCGATGCGAGTTGAACAGCGTATCGGTCGGATTGACCGCATCGGCCAACGATTCGACGAGATTCGCATTCTCAACTACAGCTACGAGGATACGGTTGAGACGGACATCTACGATCGCCTTGACGACCGGATTGGCCTCTTCGAAAACGTCGTCGGTGAGATGCAACCCATACTCTCCGGCGTCAGCCAACAGATTCGGGATGCGACCTTGAACGCCGACAGCGCTGACGACCAGTCTGCGGTCGAATCAGCTGACCGCGAGTTCTCTGAAGAACTCGAAGAACGCGATCAGGGCGACCGCGTCGATGTCGGAGAGTCACTCGAGGACGTCGACGACCTCGTCGCTCAGGACGTCGTCGACGAAGCAAAACTTGATGCGTGGCAGTCCTACAGTCACCCGGATCTCGTCGACGTCGGCGAGGAGGAGTACGAGTATCAACCTCCGTTCGAGACACCAAGCCTCCAGTCAGTATTGGTCGATAACGACGCTCTCGCCGACGCCGGTGTCGAATTTACCCCGGTTCACGAGATTGACTTCGAGTACGATGACGGGGACTTTGACTTTGCGGACAGTACATATCGCCTCTCAGTAGGTGACGCACCGATTGAGGTCACAGCCGGGGATGGGGAACAGACGATTGCACAGTCAATTGCGACTGCTGCTGATGAAGTGGCGGTGACGTTCTCAGCTGTGTGTGCTGACGAGTTCCCATCAGTGCAGCATCTTGCGCCAGGTCATCCACTCCTAGGACAGCTCCTCACAGTACTGCAGGATGTGAGTGAGGAGCCGTCGCGATTCCAACAGCGAATCGTGACCCGACCCGACCAAGACCAGGAGCCAGTAGTGTGTGCGTGGGGACGAGACGGCGTGTTCACCCGGATTGCAGGCGATGGAACAGTAACTGAAAACGGATCGATGGATTCCCTTCCGACGTGGTGTGATCAATTCCTCACCAACCGAGAGAAATCAACAAAGAAGTCATAA